In the genome of Noviherbaspirillum saxi, the window ATCCGCGAATTGGGAAAGATGTCGATATAAAACTGGGCCGGCTCGGAACCGCCCGAGTGAACAGGCCCGGCATCATTCGGCTTAGGGGTTCTCGGCCTCCTGCCTGGAAACCTGCATCCGCAACCGTTCTTCCTGCTCGCGTAACTCCGGCGTGAAGGCCTCGCCGAAGTCCTCTGGCTCGAAGATTTGCCGAATCTCAATGTCAGATTCCCCCAGCATCGGGTTGGGACAGCGCTTGACCCAGTCGATTGCCTCCTGCAGCGAGGCGCACTTCCAGATCCAGAATCCGGCGATCAACTCCTTGGTCTCGGCGAACGGCCCGTCGATCACCTTGCGGTCCTTTCCCGAAAAATGCACTCGTGCGCCTTTTGAACTGGGGTGCAAGCCTTCGCCAGCCTGCATGACGCCGGCGTTTACCAATTCTTCGTTGAACCGCCCCATATCGGCGAGCAGTTGTTCGCTGGGCATAACGCCCGCTTCACTGTTGCGGTCGGCCTTGACCAAAATCATGAATCGCATGTTGGACTCCTTAAGATGAGATAGCGGAACTTTCGTACTTCACCTCTACGACGATCGGGACGACGGGAAATCGACATATGCTTCGCAAAATTTGCTCCCTGATATCGCAGCCCGTCCAGTCGATTCTGCAACGTCGAGAGGCAAATAGACAATACCTTGAAAAGTTCAAAGGCCTGTTGAACCGTGGGTTCGCTTTTCCAGGAAAGCTTTGACCGTAAATCTTTGATTTTTGATGTTTTCTCGTCTCTCTTTGCCCTTACTCCTTACTTGCCTCAATAAATTATCGACAAGGCGACAAAACTGCTTGCAAACACTATGGAGTTAGTCAATAATCTAAATAAGAATTGTTCGCATTTACAAAAGGACATGAGATGGACCGACTTATGCAGCAAAAGGAAGCGACCCGTCCGGCCGCCGCGCTTGTTACCGGCGCCCATGCGCCTGTCATGCGAATCAAGAGCGAAGACCTGCTGCAGCAGCAGCGCGAAGTGGAAATCGACCACCACGGCCGGATTTACCGGTTGCGGCTGACCCAGTTGAACAAACTGATCCTGACCGCCTGACACGCGGCCGCCGCAACTTCTACCCGCCGCCAGAATGAAGCGCCAGCCATCCCACAGCGAAGACCACGCGATAGCCAGCAAGCAACGTCCCCACGTTACGAAAGGAATGTGCCATGGCTATTGACA includes:
- the hemP gene encoding hemin uptake protein HemP, translated to MDRLMQQKEATRPAAALVTGAHAPVMRIKSEDLLQQQREVEIDHHGRIYRLRLTQLNKLILTA
- a CDS encoding YciI family protein produces the protein MRFMILVKADRNSEAGVMPSEQLLADMGRFNEELVNAGVMQAGEGLHPSSKGARVHFSGKDRKVIDGPFAETKELIAGFWIWKCASLQEAIDWVKRCPNPMLGESDIEIRQIFEPEDFGEAFTPELREQEERLRMQVSRQEAENP